One Macadamia integrifolia cultivar HAES 741 unplaced genomic scaffold, SCU_Mint_v3 scaffold1381, whole genome shotgun sequence genomic region harbors:
- the LOC122063623 gene encoding uncharacterized protein LOC122063623 — MASACVNNIGVSPKTFLDCPPIFPAYGWLSPRISFSRDFPEEDPNAKTSSTAEQQNSTEKQDPEVYGKDFKDFEFRLEDPVTMLPADELFSDGKLVPLQLTTVHPSVDLNAATSPSEEIRSPEEMKSC, encoded by the coding sequence ATGGCTTCGGCTTGCGTGAACAACATCGGAGTTTCGCCGAAAACTTTTCTCGACTGCCCTCCGATATTCCCGGCATATGGCTGGTTGAGTCCTAGAATTTCTTTCAGTCGTGATTTCCCCGAAGAGGATCCGAATGCGAAGACGTCCTCAACAGCTGAACAACAAAATTCTACGGAGAAACAAGATCCTGAAGTTTACGGTAAGGATTTCAAAGATTTTGAGTTCAGGCTTGAAGATCCGGTGACAATGCTTCCGGCGGACGAGCTCTTCTCCGATGGGAAGCTTGTGCCTCTGCAACTTACCACGGTTCATCCTTCTGTTGATTTGAATGCGGCAACATCGCCTTCGGAGGAGATAAGGTCACCAGAGGAGATGAAATCGTGCTAG